The genomic segment CCGCCTGCACGAGGTGTCATTTCAAGGGGAACGGCGTCGGCGCCGCGGCGGCGGTGCTGCCCGCCAAGAGCATTTTGTGTATGCCCTGCCATGCAGCCACGTTTTCCGTGGGTGATGCGACCACGGTGATTACCCTGATCGTTTTCCTGGCGGGGCTGGCCCTGATATCTTCCGTGTGGTGGTCCGGCTCCAAGACAGGCACACCGCCTGCACACCCGATCGGCGCCACCCGGAAGATACGGCTCGTTGTAAAAGCCCTTTTGTTGGACGTGTTGCTGCAAAGAAGACTGTGGCGTCAATCCCCGGCGCGCTGGCTGATTCACAGCCTGATCTTCTATTCCATCGCTTTTCGGTTTGTCTGGGGACTTACGGCTTTGATTGGCACGCTGTGCTGGCCGGAACGGTCCTTTAGTTGGATCATGGTAAATAAGAACCAGCCGGCAACCGCTTTTCTTTTTGATCTGACGGGACTGATGATACTGCTGGGCGTTGCTCTGGCCCTGGCCCGCGGATTCATGGGGAGTTCGCAGCGGTCCAAGGGCGCGCCGCCGCAGGATCGATTCGCGTTGAGTTTGATCGGCGGCATCGTTATAGTCGGCTTTGTATTGGAAGGCATGCGCATGGCCATGACGGGAATTCCGGCTCAGGGCGGCGGGGCCTTTATCGGGGCATGGCTCGGCAGCCTGTTCTCGGACTCCGCCGGTATCACGGGGCCCTACGCGTACGTCTGGTACATCCACGCCGTTCTTACCGGCGCTTTTATCGCCTATTTGCCTTTCAGCCGTCTGTTTCACATCATCGTGGCGCCCGTGGTATTGGCCATCAACGCGTCCCGGCAGGATGAAGAAAGGGGATAGGAGGAAAAGTAGGAGGACCGCAACGCCAAAAGCAACTGTAGAGGCTGCAATTCGGCGGCGTTTGTCCATATTCGCCCCCTCACCCTGCCCCTCTCCCCCGCGGACGGGGGAGAGGGGAACCGGAAACAGACCCTGGGGGAAGCGCCCGACTCTTTTTCCGGTGGATGGGGGAGACGGACAAGGAATCCTATGTTTCAGTGCTCCCGCATTTCTTTTCCATCTCTACCGCGGCAGACTGAGCAAAGCTCCCTCTCCCTCTGGGAGAGGGCCGGGGTGAGGGACTCACAGCCCTCGGGGCACCAGAGGAAGATAACATGCAGGACAATGTCAAGAAGGACCTCATCGCCATTGTCGGTGAGGACAACTACACGGACCGTCTCATCGACATGGTCTCGTTTTCGTACGATGCGTCGGAGCATCACCACAGGCCTAGCTGCGCCGTGTGGGTCGAAACGGCGGAACAGGTGTCGCAGATCCTGAAGCTGGCGAACCGGGAAGACATTCCCGTGATTCCGAGAGGCGCCGGAACCGGCCTCTCGGGTATGTCGGTTCCCGTCAAAGGCGGGATTGTTCTGGACCTGTGCCGCATGAACCGCATCCTGAAGATCAGCATTGAAGATCGCCTGGCCGTCGTGCAACCCGGCGTGGTGTACGCACACCTCGAAAAACAGCTCGCGAGTCATGGGTTTTTCTTTCCCCCCGATCCGGCCAGCGGCAAAGTATGCACTCTCGGGGGAAACGTGGCCACCAATGCCGGCGGTGTTCGCGGAGCCAAGTACGGGACCACCAGGGATTATGTGTTGGGTCTCGAGGTGGTGCTGCCGGACGGTCGCATCATGAAGACCGGATCGAAAGCCATGAAAAGCGTTTCCGGATACGACCTGACCCGTCTGTTCGTAGGATCCGAAGGCACACTCGGAGTCGTTACCGAGATTACGTTGAAGATCAATCCCAAACCCACGGCCACCAGCACCGCGTCGGCGACCTTCGATTCCCTGGAAGACGCCGGTCGCGCCGTGACTCTGATCATGCACAGCGGCATTATTCCGAGTGTACTCGAGATCCTGGGTAAGGAAACGATTCGGGCCATCAACGAGAATACGGACCTCGATCTTCCGGAGGTCGAGGCCATGTTGTTGGCCGAAACCGACGGCTACACCAAGGAAGAGACGGAATATCAGATGGGGAAAGTGGTCGACATTTTCAAAAACAGCAAGGCCAAGGATGTGAAAATGGCGAACAGCGAAGCGGAAGTGACGGATCTATGGAAGGCGAGGAAATCCGCGTACGCCGTGCTCGCCAGGATCGAGACCCATTTCGTCCTCGAAGACGTTACCGTGCCCATGGGACAGATCACGAACCTGCTGAGAGGCATAGAGGCCATCGCCAAGAAACACTCGCTGCAGATAGCCACGTTCGGTCATGCGGGGGACGGAAACCTGCATCCCCAGATTCTATACGACGGTTACGATCCTGAACAGGTACGGCGAAAAGACGCGGCCAGTGACGAGTTGTTTCATCTGGCCATCGGTCTGGGGGGTACGCTTACGGGTGAACATGGCATCGGCCTTTCCAAGGCCCCCTTTATGAGTCTCGAACACGATGAAACCGCCATGGACGTGATGCGCGGCATCAAGCGGCTTCTCGATCCCAACAATATTCTGAACCCCGGCAAGATGGCATTGGAGGTCT from the Deltaproteobacteria bacterium genome contains:
- a CDS encoding FAD-binding protein → MVSFSYDASEHHHRPSCAVWVETAEQVSQILKLANREDIPVIPRGAGTGLSGMSVPVKGGIVLDLCRMNRILKISIEDRLAVVQPGVVYAHLEKQLASHGFFFPPDPASGKVCTLGGNVATNAGGVRGAKYGTTRDYVLGLEVVLPDGRIMKTGSKAMKSVSGYDLTRLFVGSEGTLGVVTEITLKINPKPTATSTASATFDSLEDAGRAVTLIMHSGIIPSVLEILGKETIRAINENTDLDLPEVEAMLLAETDGYTKEETEYQMGKVVDIFKNSKAKDVKMANSEAEVTDLWKARKSAYAVLARIETHFVLEDVTVPMGQITNLLRGIEAIAKKHSLQIATFGHAGDGNLHPQILYDGYDPEQVRRKDAASDELFHLAIGLGGTLTGEHGIGLSKAPFMSLEHDETAMDVMRGIKRLLDPNNILNPGKMALEV